In one Achromobacter spanius genomic region, the following are encoded:
- a CDS encoding MFS transporter: MSIARPPIPFRHIGQNYAFVVVAVIFLALLVSAGLRSTPSVLLVPLEDAFGWSRSSISFAAAAGIFLYGLVGPFAAAAMERFGLRRVLITALVLMSASSAVSAYMTEPWHLLMSWGVFSGLSSGAVASVLGATIVNRWFTKHRGLMMGLLTASTASGTLVFLPILATLASSGDWTRVVWTVAAAAAAMVPLAWWLVPDRPANVGLVPFGSDPHAPPAPVAPRTGMLAATFGALARASKTPTFWFLFATFFICGFTTNGLVGTHLIALCGDHGMLEVQAAGLLALMGIFDLVGTTASGWLTDRYDPRKLLFVYYALRGLSLIYLPYSDFSFYSLSIFAIFFGLDWIATVPPTLRLTTEAFGERDAGIVFGWIVAGHQLGAASAAWMAGAIREAQGSYLMAFVISGVTGLIAAFIALRIGKKRVVPQPA, from the coding sequence ATGAGTATAGCCCGCCCCCCAATCCCCTTCCGCCACATCGGGCAAAACTACGCTTTTGTCGTGGTGGCGGTGATATTCCTGGCCTTGCTCGTGTCTGCCGGCCTGCGCTCCACGCCCAGCGTACTGCTGGTACCGCTGGAAGATGCCTTCGGCTGGAGCCGCAGTTCGATTTCATTCGCCGCCGCCGCGGGCATCTTCCTTTATGGGCTGGTCGGCCCCTTCGCCGCCGCCGCGATGGAACGCTTTGGCTTGCGCCGCGTGCTGATCACCGCGCTGGTCCTGATGTCCGCCTCCAGCGCCGTCAGCGCCTACATGACGGAGCCCTGGCACCTGCTGATGAGTTGGGGCGTGTTCTCCGGCTTGAGCTCCGGCGCCGTCGCGTCCGTGCTGGGCGCCACGATCGTTAACCGCTGGTTCACCAAGCATCGCGGCCTGATGATGGGCCTGCTGACCGCCAGCACCGCCAGCGGCACCCTGGTCTTCCTGCCCATTCTTGCCACCTTGGCGTCTTCCGGGGACTGGACGCGCGTGGTCTGGACGGTGGCGGCGGCCGCCGCCGCGATGGTGCCGCTGGCTTGGTGGCTGGTGCCCGACCGCCCGGCCAACGTCGGGCTGGTGCCGTTCGGCAGCGACCCACACGCCCCGCCCGCCCCCGTCGCGCCGCGCACCGGCATGTTGGCCGCCACCTTCGGCGCCCTGGCACGCGCGTCCAAGACCCCCACCTTCTGGTTCCTGTTCGCCACGTTCTTCATTTGCGGCTTCACCACCAATGGCCTGGTCGGCACGCACCTGATCGCGCTGTGTGGCGACCACGGCATGCTGGAAGTGCAAGCCGCGGGGCTGCTGGCGTTGATGGGTATTTTTGACCTGGTCGGCACCACGGCATCCGGCTGGCTGACCGACCGCTACGACCCGCGCAAGCTGCTCTTCGTCTACTACGCCTTGCGCGGCCTGTCGCTGATCTACCTGCCCTACTCCGATTTCTCGTTCTACAGCCTGTCGATCTTCGCCATCTTCTTCGGGCTGGACTGGATCGCCACCGTGCCGCCCACCCTGCGCCTGACCACCGAAGCCTTTGGCGAACGCGACGCCGGCATCGTGTTCGGCTGGATCGTCGCGGGCCACCAGTTGGGCGCCGCCAGCGCCGCCTGGATGGCGGGCGCCATCCGCGAAGCGCAAGGCAGCTACCTGATGGCTTTTGTGATCTCCGGCGTCACGGGGCTGATCGCCGCGTTCATCGCCTTGCGGATCGGCAAAAAGCGCGTGGTGCCGCAGCCCGCTTGA
- a CDS encoding ABC transporter ATP-binding protein, translating to MTASQPLLELRGLQVAYGGIRAVRGIDLRVDSGELVCLIGANGAGKSTTLRAICGLVPLAGGEIVYGGQSIGGTKSHELVRRGLVMVPEGRGIFGQLTIEENLAMGAYIRRDAAQIRQDTDRVFTLFPRLAERRKQAAGTLSGGEQQMVAMGRAMIARPKLLLLDEPSMGLAPLMVEKVFEVVRTIASEGVTILLIEQNARLALENSHRGYVMESGEIILSGPAKQMLHDPKVRAAYLGEVEEASA from the coding sequence ATGACGGCATCCCAACCCTTATTGGAATTGCGCGGCCTGCAAGTGGCGTATGGCGGCATCCGTGCCGTGCGCGGCATCGACCTGCGCGTGGACTCGGGTGAACTCGTGTGCCTGATCGGCGCCAACGGCGCGGGCAAGAGCACGACGCTACGCGCCATTTGCGGCCTGGTGCCGCTGGCGGGCGGTGAAATCGTCTACGGCGGGCAGTCGATCGGTGGCACGAAATCGCATGAACTGGTTCGCCGTGGCCTGGTCATGGTGCCTGAAGGCCGGGGCATTTTTGGCCAACTGACCATCGAAGAGAACCTGGCGATGGGTGCGTACATCCGCCGAGACGCGGCGCAGATTCGGCAGGATACCGACCGGGTATTCACGCTGTTTCCCCGGCTTGCCGAACGCCGCAAACAGGCGGCCGGCACCTTGTCGGGCGGCGAGCAGCAGATGGTGGCGATGGGCCGAGCCATGATCGCGCGCCCCAAGCTGCTCTTGCTTGATGAGCCCTCGATGGGCTTGGCGCCGCTGATGGTCGAAAAGGTGTTCGAGGTGGTGCGCACTATTGCCAGCGAGGGCGTGACGATTTTGCTGATCGAACAGAACGCGCGCCTGGCGCTGGAAAACAGCCATCGGGGCTACGTGATGGAGTCGGGCGAGATCATTCTGTCCGGCCCCGCCAAGCAGATGCTGCATGACCCGAAGGTTCGGGCGGCGTATCTGGGCGAAGTCGAGGAAGCCTCGGCGTAG
- a CDS encoding ABC transporter ATP-binding protein, producing the protein MSKLLQAQGLGKRFGGLQALSDVSFDIEQGEIYGLIGPNGAGKTTLFNVLTGLYIPEDGSCTFNGASLSGKKPHEVAYAGLARTFQNIRLFANLSAIENVMIGRHLRTKAGVLGAVLRTRATRAEEAAIEARAQELLDYVGIGHRANDVARSLPYGDQRRLEIARALATDPKLLALDEPAAGMNASETVVLRKLVEKIRDDGVTVLLIEHDMKLVMGLCDRVLVLEYGKVLAMGKPAQVQRDPKVIEAYLGAGAAQDPLIHKESPAS; encoded by the coding sequence ATGAGCAAACTGCTGCAAGCGCAGGGCCTGGGCAAACGCTTTGGCGGCCTGCAAGCCTTGTCGGATGTCAGTTTCGATATTGAACAGGGCGAAATCTATGGCCTGATCGGCCCCAACGGCGCGGGCAAGACCACGCTGTTCAACGTGCTGACCGGCTTGTACATCCCGGAAGACGGCAGTTGCACGTTCAACGGTGCATCCCTGTCCGGCAAGAAGCCGCATGAGGTCGCCTACGCGGGGTTGGCGCGCACGTTCCAGAACATTCGCCTGTTCGCCAATTTGTCCGCCATCGAAAACGTGATGATCGGGCGCCATCTGCGCACCAAGGCTGGCGTCTTGGGCGCGGTGCTGCGCACGCGCGCCACGCGGGCGGAAGAAGCGGCCATCGAGGCGCGGGCGCAGGAACTGCTGGACTACGTGGGCATCGGCCATCGCGCCAATGACGTGGCGCGCTCCTTGCCTTACGGTGATCAGCGCCGCCTGGAAATTGCACGCGCCCTGGCCACGGACCCGAAGCTGCTGGCCTTGGACGAGCCCGCCGCCGGCATGAATGCATCAGAAACGGTGGTGCTGCGCAAGCTGGTCGAAAAGATCCGCGACGATGGCGTCACGGTGCTGCTGATCGAGCACGACATGAAGCTGGTGATGGGCCTGTGCGACCGGGTGCTGGTGCTGGAATACGGCAAGGTGCTGGCCATGGGCAAGCCCGCCCAGGTGCAGCGCGACCCGAAGGTTATCGAAGCGTATCTGGGCGCCGGCGCGGCGCAAGACCCGCTGATTCACAAGGAGAGCCCGGCATCATGA
- a CDS encoding ABC transporter permease subunit — MNVSLKNSGLSTRNLIGIALIGIVLAVLPFVIGMAGQSWVRILNFALLYVMLSLGLNIVVGFAGLLDLGYIAFYAVGAYTWALLASPHFGLHLPFWAILPIALAVACLFGVLLGAPTLKLRGDYLAIVTLGFGEIIRIFLNNLNAPINITNGPQGINRIDTFKVGEFSFGRTESLLGMRFTGPEKYYYLLLAITLIIIVVCVRLQNSRIGRAWEAIREDEIAAKAMGINTRNIKLLAFAMGASFGGVAGALFASMQGFVSPESFSLMESISILCMVVLGGMGHIPGVILGALILAALPEFLRAVVEPFQHMVFGAVVLDPEGIRMLLFGLAMVCVMLFRPAGLWPSAVRKRELSSKAQGGAA; from the coding sequence ATGAACGTATCCCTGAAAAACAGCGGGCTGTCGACCCGCAACTTGATCGGCATTGCGCTGATCGGCATCGTGCTGGCGGTGCTGCCCTTTGTGATCGGCATGGCCGGGCAGAGCTGGGTGCGCATCCTGAACTTTGCCCTGCTGTACGTGATGCTGTCGCTGGGCCTGAACATCGTGGTGGGCTTTGCCGGCCTGCTGGATCTGGGCTACATCGCGTTCTACGCCGTGGGCGCGTACACCTGGGCGCTTTTGGCGTCGCCGCATTTCGGGCTGCACCTGCCGTTCTGGGCGATCCTGCCGATTGCGCTGGCCGTGGCCTGCCTGTTTGGCGTGCTGCTGGGGGCGCCAACGTTGAAATTGCGGGGCGATTACCTGGCCATCGTGACCTTGGGTTTCGGGGAGATCATTCGCATCTTCCTGAACAACCTGAATGCCCCGATCAACATTACCAACGGGCCGCAGGGCATCAACCGCATCGATACCTTCAAGGTGGGCGAGTTCTCGTTCGGGCGCACGGAAAGCCTGCTGGGCATGCGCTTCACCGGGCCTGAAAAGTATTACTACCTGCTGCTGGCCATCACGCTGATCATCATCGTGGTGTGCGTGCGCCTGCAGAATTCTCGCATCGGGCGTGCCTGGGAGGCCATCCGCGAAGACGAGATCGCCGCCAAGGCCATGGGCATCAACACCCGCAACATCAAGCTGCTGGCGTTCGCCATGGGCGCGTCTTTCGGCGGCGTGGCGGGCGCGCTGTTTGCATCAATGCAGGGCTTTGTCAGCCCCGAGAGCTTCTCGCTGATGGAGTCGATTTCCATTCTGTGCATGGTGGTGCTGGGCGGCATGGGGCATATCCCCGGAGTGATCCTGGGCGCGCTGATCCTGGCGGCCTTGCCGGAGTTCCTGCGCGCGGTGGTGGAACCCTTCCAGCACATGGTGTTTGGCGCCGTGGTGCTGGACCCCGAAGGCATCCGCATGCTGCTGTTTGGCCTGGCCATGGTGTGCGTCATGCTTTTCCGCCCGGCGGGCTTGTGGCCATCGGCCGTGCGCAAGCGCGAGCTGTCGTCGAAGGCGCAAGGAGGTGCGGCATGA
- a CDS encoding branched-chain amino acid ABC transporter permease — MDIFIQQLINGVTLGSVYALVALGYTMVYGIIGLINFAHGDVVMIGAMAATTVAISLVGGDPGVSAFVVIGVGLLVSVPLCMAVGWTAERVAYRPLRRAPRLAALITAIGVSIILQNVAMMAWGRNYLNFPQVLSPRVFEFAGARMSTLQIAIVVIAALIMGGLLAIVHKTRLGTAMRATAQNREVAGLMGVNINTVISAAFLIGSALAAVAGMMVATYYGVSQYTMGFMLGLKAFTAAVLGGIGSMVGAMVGGLLLGVIEALGAGYIGDITGGFLGSHYQDVFAFFVLVLVLIFRPSGLLGERVGDRA, encoded by the coding sequence ATGGATATCTTCATTCAACAACTGATTAACGGCGTCACGCTAGGCAGCGTGTACGCCCTGGTCGCCCTTGGCTACACCATGGTGTACGGCATCATCGGGCTGATCAACTTCGCGCATGGCGATGTCGTCATGATCGGCGCCATGGCGGCCACGACGGTCGCCATTTCGCTGGTGGGCGGCGACCCCGGCGTGTCTGCCTTCGTGGTGATAGGCGTGGGCCTGCTGGTGTCTGTGCCGCTGTGCATGGCGGTGGGCTGGACGGCCGAGCGCGTGGCCTACCGGCCGCTGCGCCGTGCACCGCGACTGGCCGCGCTGATCACCGCCATCGGCGTGTCCATCATCCTGCAGAACGTGGCCATGATGGCCTGGGGCCGCAACTACCTGAACTTTCCGCAAGTGCTGTCGCCGCGCGTGTTCGAGTTTGCCGGCGCCCGCATGAGCACGCTGCAGATCGCCATCGTGGTGATTGCGGCGCTGATCATGGGCGGCCTGCTGGCCATCGTGCACAAGACCCGTCTGGGCACGGCCATGCGCGCCACCGCGCAGAACCGGGAAGTGGCGGGGCTGATGGGCGTGAACATCAACACGGTGATTTCGGCGGCATTCCTGATCGGCTCGGCGCTTGCCGCCGTGGCGGGCATGATGGTCGCCACGTATTACGGCGTGTCGCAATACACCATGGGCTTCATGCTGGGCCTGAAGGCCTTTACCGCCGCGGTGCTGGGCGGCATCGGCAGCATGGTGGGCGCCATGGTGGGCGGGCTGCTGCTGGGCGTGATCGAAGCGCTGGGCGCGGGTTATATCGGCGACATCACGGGCGGCTTTCTGGGCAGCCATTATCAGGACGTGTTTGCGTTCTTCGTGCTGGTGCTGGTGCTGATCTTCCGCCCCTCCGGCCTCTTGGGCGAACGTGTGGGAGACCGGGCATGA
- a CDS encoding branched-chain amino acid ABC transporter substrate-binding protein gives MKFRTTLKLLAASIAAVGMTAAASAADIKLGFAAPLTGPQSHYGEDMQNGLNLALEEANKKGIKVDGEPAKFVLVSRDDQADPRVGVQVAQQLVDQEVVGILGHFNSGTTIPASRVYHEAGLPQIAMATSPEYTKQGYETTFRMMTSDTQQGAAVGKFMVQNLKAKKVAIIDDRTAYGQGLADEVEKAVKAAGGEIVRREYTTDKANDFTAILTNIKGAAPDAIFYGGLDAQSGPMKRQLATLGLKAPLVSGEMTRSDTFIKLAGDAADGTFASLAGVPLDKMTAGKDFAQRYEARFKKAPGVYAPYAYDGAWNMITAIEKAGSSDPEKYLPALAKLNRKGATSEHISYDANGDLKEISVTIYEVKNGKWEMVETMVSQAN, from the coding sequence ATGAAGTTCCGCACGACTTTGAAGCTACTCGCCGCCAGCATCGCCGCGGTGGGCATGACGGCCGCCGCGTCGGCCGCCGACATCAAACTTGGCTTTGCCGCCCCGCTGACCGGCCCGCAGTCGCACTACGGTGAAGACATGCAGAACGGGCTGAACCTGGCTTTGGAAGAAGCCAATAAGAAGGGCATCAAGGTCGACGGCGAACCCGCCAAGTTCGTGCTGGTGTCGCGCGATGACCAGGCCGATCCGCGCGTGGGCGTGCAGGTGGCGCAGCAATTGGTTGACCAGGAAGTCGTGGGCATTCTGGGCCACTTCAATTCGGGCACCACCATCCCCGCGTCGCGTGTCTACCATGAAGCCGGTCTGCCCCAGATCGCCATGGCCACGTCGCCGGAATACACCAAGCAGGGCTACGAAACCACGTTCCGCATGATGACCAGCGACACCCAGCAGGGTGCGGCGGTCGGCAAGTTCATGGTGCAGAACCTGAAGGCCAAGAAGGTTGCCATCATCGACGACCGCACGGCCTATGGCCAAGGTCTGGCCGACGAAGTGGAAAAGGCCGTGAAGGCCGCGGGCGGCGAGATTGTTCGCCGCGAATACACCACCGACAAGGCCAACGACTTCACCGCCATCCTGACCAACATCAAGGGCGCCGCGCCCGACGCGATTTTCTACGGTGGCCTGGACGCGCAGTCCGGTCCCATGAAGCGCCAGTTGGCCACGCTGGGCCTGAAGGCCCCGCTGGTGTCGGGCGAAATGACGCGCAGCGACACGTTCATCAAGCTGGCGGGCGATGCCGCCGACGGCACGTTCGCGTCCCTGGCCGGCGTGCCGCTGGACAAGATGACGGCGGGCAAGGACTTTGCCCAGCGCTACGAGGCGCGTTTCAAGAAGGCCCCCGGCGTCTATGCGCCGTACGCCTATGACGGCGCCTGGAACATGATCACGGCCATTGAAAAAGCCGGGTCGTCCGACCCCGAGAAGTACCTGCCGGCGCTGGCCAAGCTGAACCGCAAGGGCGCCACCAGCGAGCACATTTCCTATGACGCGAATGGCGATCTCAAGGAAATTTCGGTCACCATCTACGAAGTCAAGAACGGCAAGTGGGAGATGGTTGAAACGATGGTCAGCCAAGCCAACTAA
- the putA gene encoding trifunctional transcriptional regulator/proline dehydrogenase/L-glutamate gamma-semialdehyde dehydrogenase: MASTTLGVKVDDALRDRLKAAANKLNCTPHWLHKQAILSYLDKIERGHLPAEMSHLGMDAGADDESGDAPAAPTPPFYEFGQDVQPQSVLRAAITAAYRRPEPECVPLLLGQARVPNLEKVHAMASDLVKKLRGKRSGGGVEGLIQEFSLSSQEGVALMCLAEALLRIPDRATRDALIRDKVARGDWKSHMGGSQSLFVNAATWGLMITGKLVAVSSEQSLSKALTRLIGKGGEPLVRKGVNMAMRMMGEQFVSGQTISEALANNRKMEARGFRYSYDMLGEAATTAEDAERYYASYEQAIHAIGKAAAGRGIYEGPGISIKLSALHPRYSRSQRERVIAELLPRVKALTALARSYDIGLNIDAEEADRLEISLDLLEALCFAPELEGWNGIGFVIQAYQKRAPFVIDYVIDLARRSRHRVMVRLVKGAYWDTEIKRAQVDGLEGYPVYTRKLYTDVAYLACARKLLNAPEAVYPQFATHNAYTLAAIYQLAGQNYYPGQYEFQCLHGMGEPLYDEVVGPLAQGKLNRPCRIYAPVGTHETLLAYLVRRLLENGANTSFVNLIGDDTIPVESLVADPVEAASRIVPLGAPHEKIPLPRELYGNLQQGARANSAGLDLTNEHRLGSLSAALLASAGTPWRAGPMLGEGEQAWDAARAIEVRNPANLRDVVGHVIEAQSEEADIALRAAANTAPIWQSTPVAERAQCLRRAAQLLEEQMQTLLGLIVREAGKSLPNAIAEVREAVDFLRYYADQAEQEFSNDTHRPLGTVLCISPWNFPLAIFTGQVAAALAAGNTVVAKPAEQTPLIAAQAVAILRAAGVPAGAVQLLPGRGETVGAQLVASPAVRGVMFTGSTDVARIIARTLADRLDDDGHTIPLIAETGGQNAMVVDSSALSEQVVFDVLSSAFDSAGQRCSALRVLCVQEDNADHVLTMLRGAMRELAVGNPDRLSVDVGPVIDTEARNGIQRHIETLRTAGHRVDQVELNGECRHGTFVAPTIIEIDHISELTREVFGPVLHVVRYKRDELDALLDAINGTGYGLTFGVHTRIDETIAHVTGQVHAGNVYVNRNIVGAVVGVQPFGGECLSGTGPKAGGPLYMYRLLGTRPAGLPPALDAAAPLPQRIALPGPTGETNTYMVEPRGAVYCVAATEAGARAQWSVARLTGNHAWFADTPAAQALLATLDAEQQGQAGILADDEVDQADYQAVLFEGDGDALQALNQRIAQRPGAILSVHGLTSDALAAGASYVPERLLTERSISVNTAAAGGNASLMTIG; encoded by the coding sequence ATGGCCAGCACGACCCTCGGCGTCAAAGTTGATGACGCACTGCGCGACCGCCTCAAGGCCGCCGCGAACAAGCTCAACTGCACGCCTCACTGGCTGCATAAGCAGGCCATTCTTTCTTATCTGGACAAAATCGAGCGGGGCCACCTGCCCGCCGAGATGTCGCATCTGGGCATGGACGCCGGGGCCGACGACGAGTCGGGCGATGCGCCCGCCGCGCCCACCCCACCTTTCTACGAATTTGGCCAGGACGTGCAGCCGCAGTCCGTGCTGCGCGCCGCGATTACCGCCGCGTATCGCCGCCCCGAACCTGAATGCGTGCCGCTGTTGCTGGGTCAGGCCCGTGTGCCCAACCTGGAAAAGGTCCACGCCATGGCGTCCGACCTCGTCAAGAAGCTGCGTGGCAAGCGCAGCGGCGGCGGCGTCGAAGGGCTGATCCAGGAATTTTCCTTGTCCAGCCAGGAAGGCGTGGCGCTGATGTGCCTGGCCGAAGCGCTGCTGCGCATTCCCGACCGCGCCACCCGCGACGCGCTGATCCGCGACAAGGTGGCCCGTGGCGACTGGAAGTCGCACATGGGCGGTTCGCAATCGCTGTTCGTCAACGCCGCTACCTGGGGCCTGATGATCACCGGCAAGCTGGTTGCCGTCAGCAGCGAACAGTCCTTGTCCAAGGCGCTGACGCGCCTGATCGGCAAGGGTGGCGAGCCCCTGGTGCGCAAGGGCGTGAACATGGCCATGCGCATGATGGGCGAACAGTTCGTGTCCGGCCAGACCATCTCCGAAGCGTTGGCCAACAACCGCAAGATGGAAGCGCGCGGCTTCCGCTATTCCTACGACATGCTGGGCGAGGCCGCCACCACGGCCGAAGACGCCGAGCGCTATTACGCGTCGTATGAGCAGGCCATTCACGCCATCGGCAAGGCCGCGGCCGGCCGTGGCATCTACGAAGGCCCGGGCATCTCGATCAAGCTGTCGGCGTTGCATCCGCGCTATTCGCGCAGCCAGCGCGAACGGGTCATTGCCGAACTGCTGCCGCGCGTGAAGGCGCTGACGGCCTTGGCACGCAGCTACGACATCGGCCTGAATATCGACGCCGAAGAAGCCGACCGCCTGGAAATTTCGCTGGACCTGCTGGAAGCGCTTTGCTTCGCGCCGGAACTGGAAGGCTGGAATGGCATTGGCTTTGTCATCCAGGCCTATCAAAAGCGCGCGCCGTTCGTCATTGACTACGTCATCGACCTGGCCCGCCGCAGCCGTCACCGCGTGATGGTGCGCCTGGTCAAGGGCGCGTACTGGGATACCGAGATCAAGCGTGCCCAGGTTGATGGCCTGGAAGGCTATCCCGTCTACACCCGCAAGCTGTACACCGACGTGGCCTACCTGGCGTGCGCGCGCAAGCTGCTGAACGCGCCCGAGGCCGTGTATCCGCAGTTCGCCACGCACAACGCCTATACGCTGGCCGCGATCTATCAATTGGCGGGTCAGAACTACTACCCCGGCCAATATGAATTCCAGTGCTTGCACGGCATGGGCGAACCCTTGTACGACGAAGTGGTCGGCCCGCTGGCCCAGGGCAAGCTGAACCGCCCGTGCCGCATCTACGCGCCGGTCGGCACGCACGAAACGCTGCTGGCGTATCTGGTGCGACGCCTGCTGGAAAACGGCGCCAATACCTCGTTCGTGAACTTGATCGGCGACGACACCATTCCGGTTGAATCGCTGGTGGCCGATCCGGTGGAAGCGGCCTCGCGCATTGTGCCGCTGGGCGCGCCGCACGAAAAGATCCCGCTGCCGCGCGAGCTGTACGGCAATCTGCAACAGGGCGCCCGCGCTAACTCGGCTGGGCTGGACCTGACTAACGAACACCGCCTGGGCTCGTTGTCGGCCGCGCTGTTGGCCAGCGCCGGCACGCCATGGCGCGCTGGCCCGATGTTGGGCGAGGGCGAGCAAGCCTGGGATGCGGCGCGCGCCATTGAAGTGCGCAACCCCGCCAACCTGCGCGATGTGGTGGGCCACGTGATCGAGGCGCAGTCGGAAGAAGCCGACATCGCCTTGCGCGCCGCCGCCAATACCGCACCCATCTGGCAGTCGACGCCGGTGGCGGAGCGGGCGCAATGCCTGCGCCGCGCGGCGCAATTGCTGGAAGAGCAGATGCAGACCCTGTTGGGCCTGATCGTGCGAGAAGCCGGCAAGTCGCTGCCCAACGCCATTGCCGAAGTGCGTGAAGCCGTGGACTTCCTGCGCTACTACGCAGACCAGGCTGAACAGGAGTTCAGCAACGACACGCATCGCCCCTTGGGTACGGTGCTGTGCATCAGCCCCTGGAACTTCCCGCTGGCCATCTTCACCGGTCAGGTCGCGGCCGCGCTGGCTGCCGGTAATACCGTGGTGGCCAAGCCTGCTGAACAAACGCCCTTGATCGCGGCGCAAGCCGTGGCCATCCTGCGCGCGGCCGGCGTGCCTGCCGGCGCCGTGCAACTGCTGCCCGGCCGTGGCGAAACCGTCGGCGCCCAACTGGTGGCCAGCCCCGCCGTGCGCGGCGTGATGTTCACCGGCTCCACCGATGTGGCGCGCATCATCGCACGCACGCTGGCCGACCGCCTGGATGACGACGGCCACACCATTCCGCTGATCGCCGAAACGGGCGGCCAGAACGCGATGGTGGTGGATTCGTCCGCGCTGTCCGAACAAGTGGTGTTCGACGTGTTGAGCTCGGCCTTTGACTCGGCCGGCCAGCGCTGTTCGGCGCTGCGCGTGCTGTGCGTGCAGGAAGACAACGCCGACCACGTGCTGACGATGTTGCGCGGCGCCATGCGCGAATTGGCCGTGGGCAACCCCGACCGCCTCTCGGTGGATGTGGGCCCTGTCATCGATACGGAAGCCCGCAACGGCATCCAGCGCCACATCGAAACGCTGCGCACGGCGGGCCACCGCGTCGATCAGGTTGAACTGAACGGCGAATGCCGTCACGGCACCTTCGTGGCGCCCACCATCATCGAAATCGATCACATCAGCGAACTGACGCGCGAAGTGTTCGGCCCGGTGCTGCACGTGGTGCGCTACAAGCGCGACGAGCTGGATGCGCTGCTGGATGCCATCAATGGCACGGGCTACGGCCTGACCTTCGGCGTGCATACCCGCATCGACGAAACCATTGCGCACGTGACCGGGCAGGTGCATGCCGGCAACGTCTACGTCAATCGCAACATTGTGGGCGCGGTGGTGGGCGTGCAGCCGTTCGGTGGCGAATGCCTGTCGGGCACGGGTCCGAAGGCGGGCGGTCCGTTGTACATGTACCGCTTGTTGGGCACGCGCCCGGCCGGCCTGCCGCCAGCGCTGGACGCCGCCGCGCCGCTGCCGCAACGCATTGCGTTGCCCGGCCCCACGGGCGAAACCAACACCTATATGGTCGAACCGCGCGGCGCCGTGTATTGCGTGGCGGCTACCGAAGCCGGTGCGCGGGCGCAGTGGTCGGTGGCACGCTTGACGGGCAACCATGCCTGGTTCGCGGACACGCCAGCCGCGCAGGCGCTGTTGGCCACGCTGGACGCCGAGCAGCAAGGCCAGGCGGGCATTCTGGCCGACGATGAGGTCGACCAGGCTGACTACCAGGCCGTGCTGTTCGAAGGCGATGGCGACGCGCTGCAAGCGCTAAACCAGCGTATCGCGCAGCGTCCGGGGGCCATCCTGTCGGTGCATGGGCTGACGTCCGACGCGTTGGCGGCAGGAGCCTCCTATGTGCCGGAACGCCTGCTGACCGAACGATCCATCAGCGTCAATACGGCCGCCGCCGGCGGCAACGCCAGCCTTATGACTATCGGTTGA
- a CDS encoding PqiC family protein, translated as MTLFSIRPVLSLLALSAALAGCGSSPPVHYYTLQSPAAPSTAAPAGSADFLIEVQAVSLSTQADQPQLMVRTGDGSVAALYSERWSSPLGDELRGALSDALKRELGALDVQMVKPGPAAPVWRVQTDVQRFEMMSGSMAQLDATWRVRPVNAKGTGLLCRSVVTETVSETGIPALIAAQQRAVVGLAGVMASAIRGQTPAGTGSVQMLGCSPLKE; from the coding sequence ATGACTCTATTCTCGATCCGTCCCGTCTTGTCCCTGTTGGCGCTGAGCGCCGCCTTGGCGGGCTGCGGCTCGTCGCCGCCCGTGCATTACTACACGCTTCAAAGTCCGGCGGCGCCGTCTACGGCCGCGCCCGCCGGGTCGGCGGACTTCCTTATTGAGGTGCAAGCCGTCAGCTTGTCGACACAGGCCGACCAGCCGCAACTGATGGTGCGCACGGGCGACGGCAGCGTGGCGGCGCTGTATTCCGAACGCTGGAGCTCGCCTTTGGGTGACGAGTTGCGGGGCGCCTTGTCGGACGCCCTCAAGCGCGAGCTGGGCGCCCTGGACGTGCAGATGGTCAAGCCAGGGCCGGCGGCCCCGGTGTGGCGCGTACAGACGGACGTGCAGCGTTTTGAAATGATGTCCGGCAGCATGGCGCAGTTGGACGCCACCTGGCGCGTGCGGCCCGTCAATGCCAAGGGCACGGGCCTGTTGTGCCGCAGCGTGGTGACGGAAACCGTGTCGGAAACCGGTATTCCTGCGCTGATCGCCGCGCAGCAACGGGCGGTGGTGGGTTTGGCGGGCGTGATGGCGTCCGCCATACGTGGGCAAACCCCTGCCGGAACCGGCTCGGTGCAGATGCTGGGCTGCTCGCCGCTGAAAGAATGA